One Micromonospora sp. WMMD1120 genomic region harbors:
- a CDS encoding LacI family DNA-binding transcriptional regulator: MTEHDRLDPPASTTIATIASEVGVSVATVSKVLNGRGDVAPGTRARVEASLDRHQYQRRTRRPSTSGGRIDLVFHEFDTGWAMEILRGVEAVTSAAGIGLSVAQLDGAHRPPTRWLEALVADRPLGVVFVLSHLAEAQQQHLRRQGIPFVVVDTDSATSASVPTVGSNNWNGGLLAARHLLELGHRRIAIISGPPDVLCSRARAAGFQSAHEEAGLPVDRELIRYGSFSAGAGHTHGLPLLSRPDRPTAIFAGSDIQAMGVLRAARQCGLRVPEDLSVIGYDNLPVSAWTDPALTTINQPLRDMAGIATQMLLDLARGNEPATSRIDLVTELVVRESTAPPPARTDPRPR; encoded by the coding sequence ATGACAGAGCACGACCGGCTCGACCCACCCGCCTCGACCACCATCGCGACCATAGCCAGCGAGGTTGGCGTCTCGGTCGCGACGGTCTCCAAAGTCCTCAACGGCCGGGGTGATGTCGCTCCCGGCACCAGGGCGCGGGTGGAGGCGAGCCTCGACCGCCACCAGTACCAGCGCCGCACCCGTCGACCGTCGACCAGCGGCGGCCGGATCGACCTGGTGTTCCACGAGTTCGACACCGGGTGGGCGATGGAGATCCTGCGCGGCGTCGAGGCGGTGACCAGCGCGGCCGGCATCGGCCTGTCGGTCGCCCAGCTCGACGGCGCGCACCGCCCGCCGACCCGCTGGCTGGAGGCGCTGGTCGCCGACCGGCCGTTGGGGGTCGTCTTCGTGCTCTCCCACCTGGCCGAGGCCCAACAGCAGCACCTGCGCCGCCAGGGCATCCCGTTCGTCGTCGTCGACACCGACAGCGCGACCTCGGCGTCCGTACCCACCGTCGGGTCGAACAACTGGAACGGCGGCCTGCTGGCCGCGCGGCACCTGTTGGAGTTGGGGCACCGGCGGATCGCCATCATTTCCGGTCCGCCGGACGTGCTCTGCAGCCGCGCCCGCGCCGCCGGCTTCCAGTCGGCCCACGAGGAGGCCGGGCTCCCCGTCGACCGTGAGCTGATCCGCTACGGCAGCTTCTCCGCGGGCGCCGGGCACACCCACGGTCTGCCGCTGCTGAGCCGGCCGGACCGACCCACCGCGATCTTCGCCGGGTCGGACATCCAGGCGATGGGGGTGCTCCGGGCCGCCCGGCAGTGCGGCCTGCGCGTGCCCGAGGACCTCTCGGTGATCGGGTACGACAACCTGCCGGTCTCGGCGTGGACGGACCCGGCCCTCACCACCATCAACCAGCCGCTGCGCGACATGGCCGGCATCGCCACCCAGATGCTGCTCGACCTGGCCCGGGGCAACGAGCCGGCGACCAGCCGGATCGACCTGGTCACCGAGCTGGTCGTGCGGGAGAGCACCGCACCCCCGCCGGCGCGCACCGACCCCCGGCCCCGGTGA
- a CDS encoding acetylxylan esterase — protein sequence MPDTTGIADDLRRYAPRVAEPDDFDEFWRGTLARASAVPVLVDVHPEPTDLRLLDCWDVTFAGFDGEPVRAWYTRPAGVATALPAVVEYAGYGRGRGLPHERLTWPVAGYAHLLMDNRGQAGQYAPGDTPDPHGAPGGPWPATWGILDPRDYHYRRLITDAVRAVEAVRALPGVDDRVAVVGNSQGGGLALAVAGLVDDLSAVLTTAPFLCDIRRAVQSTDPAPYGEIARYLAVHREAEEAVWHTLSYVDAVSFARRATAPAQFGVGGRDTVCPPRGAFAAYNHYGASNGRPVPPEREMHVYPFNGHEGGEAAHVRRQMRWLDTVLHPDDTSG from the coding sequence GTGCCCGACACGACAGGCATCGCCGACGACCTGCGCCGGTACGCTCCGCGGGTCGCCGAGCCCGACGACTTCGACGAGTTCTGGCGGGGCACGCTCGCCCGGGCGAGCGCTGTGCCGGTGCTCGTCGACGTCCACCCGGAGCCCACCGACCTGCGGCTGCTCGACTGCTGGGACGTCACGTTCGCCGGCTTCGACGGTGAACCGGTGCGCGCCTGGTACACCCGCCCGGCCGGGGTGGCGACGGCGCTGCCGGCGGTGGTCGAGTACGCCGGCTACGGTCGCGGCCGAGGACTGCCGCACGAGCGGCTGACCTGGCCGGTAGCCGGGTACGCGCACCTGCTGATGGACAACCGGGGCCAGGCGGGGCAGTACGCCCCCGGCGACACCCCGGACCCGCACGGCGCGCCCGGCGGGCCCTGGCCGGCCACCTGGGGGATCCTCGACCCACGCGACTACCACTACCGGCGTCTGATCACCGACGCGGTCCGGGCGGTCGAGGCGGTCCGGGCCCTGCCCGGCGTCGACGACCGGGTGGCGGTGGTGGGCAACAGCCAGGGCGGCGGTCTCGCCCTGGCCGTCGCCGGTCTGGTCGACGACCTCAGCGCGGTGTTGACCACCGCGCCGTTCCTCTGCGACATCCGGCGGGCGGTCCAGTCCACCGATCCCGCGCCGTACGGTGAGATCGCCCGGTACCTGGCGGTGCACCGGGAGGCCGAGGAGGCGGTGTGGCACACGTTGTCCTATGTGGACGCGGTGAGCTTCGCCCGCCGGGCCACCGCGCCGGCCCAGTTCGGGGTCGGCGGGCGCGACACCGTCTGCCCGCCGCGAGGCGCCTTCGCGGCCTACAACCACTACGGCGCGTCGAACGGGCGGCCGGTGCCACCCGAGCGGGAGATGCACGTCTACCCGTTCAACGGCCACGAGGGCGGCGAAGCGGCGCACGTCCGGCGTCAGATGCGCTGGCTGGACACCGTGCTGCACCCTGACGACACCTCCGGGTGA
- a CDS encoding MaoC family dehydratase has protein sequence MRVFTSFAELAAATGESIGPGPWQRIEQSRVDLFADATDDHQWIHLDPARAAAGPFGGTIAHGYLTLSLLPALAGRLYRVEGVAMGVNYGLNRVRFPAPVRVGAAVRATVTIAEVSPVDGGVQLVAAVTVESDSGGKPVCVAETVSRLYRAVEQ, from the coding sequence ATGCGAGTCTTCACCTCGTTCGCGGAGTTGGCCGCCGCCACCGGCGAGAGCATCGGCCCCGGCCCGTGGCAGCGCATCGAGCAGAGCCGCGTCGACCTCTTCGCCGACGCCACCGACGACCACCAGTGGATCCACCTCGACCCGGCCCGGGCCGCGGCGGGGCCGTTCGGCGGGACGATCGCGCACGGGTACCTGACCCTGTCGCTGCTGCCGGCGTTGGCCGGTCGGCTCTACCGGGTCGAGGGGGTGGCGATGGGGGTCAACTACGGACTGAACCGGGTGCGCTTCCCCGCGCCGGTCCGGGTCGGCGCCGCCGTCCGCGCCACCGTCACCATCGCCGAGGTGTCACCGGTGGACGGCGGTGTCCAGCTCGTCGCGGCGGTCACCGTGGAGAGCGACAGTGGCGGCAAGCCGGTCTGCGTGGCGGAGACGGTGAGTCGGCTCTATCGCGCCGTGGAGCAATGA
- a CDS encoding acyl-CoA dehydrogenase family protein, with translation MDLTLSAEQAAVRQLAAEFADRELLPHAAAWDRRESVDPAIVSQLGDLGFLGLTIAEADGGSGGDHLAYCLVLEELGRGDSAVRGIVSVSLGLVAKSIAAHGTEAQRAEWLPRLCAGDALGCFALTEPDSGSDAAALRTRAVRDGADWLLTGTKTFITNGTTADVALVFARTGGPGHRGITAFLAPTDSPGLTRREIHGKLGLRGQATGELRFDEVRVPDTARLGDEGAGFRLALATLAKGRMSVAAGCVGIAQGCLDAAVGYAGQRTQFGKPIAGHQLVQQLLAAIAVDAAAARLLVWQVADLIDRDQPFAAEASMAKLFASEAAVRAANNAVQVFGGYGYIDEYPVGKYLRDARVATLYEGTSQIQQLLIGRALTGVNAF, from the coding sequence ATGGACCTCACCCTCTCCGCCGAGCAGGCGGCGGTCCGCCAGTTGGCCGCCGAGTTCGCCGACCGGGAGCTGCTGCCGCACGCGGCTGCCTGGGACCGACGCGAGTCGGTCGACCCCGCCATCGTCAGCCAGCTCGGTGACCTGGGTTTCCTGGGGCTGACGATCGCCGAGGCGGACGGCGGTTCCGGCGGCGACCACCTCGCGTACTGCCTGGTCCTGGAAGAGCTCGGCCGCGGCGACTCCGCGGTGCGCGGCATCGTGTCGGTCTCCCTCGGGCTGGTCGCCAAGTCGATCGCCGCGCACGGCACCGAGGCGCAGCGGGCCGAGTGGCTGCCCCGGCTCTGCGCCGGCGACGCGCTGGGTTGCTTCGCGCTGACCGAGCCCGACAGTGGCTCCGACGCCGCCGCGCTGCGGACCCGCGCGGTCCGCGACGGCGCCGACTGGTTGCTCACCGGCACGAAGACGTTCATCACCAACGGCACCACCGCCGACGTCGCGCTGGTCTTCGCCCGCACCGGCGGCCCGGGGCACCGCGGGATCACCGCGTTCCTGGCGCCCACGGACAGTCCGGGGCTGACCCGTCGGGAGATCCACGGCAAGCTGGGCCTGCGCGGTCAGGCCACCGGCGAGCTGCGCTTCGACGAGGTGCGGGTGCCCGACACCGCCCGCCTCGGCGACGAGGGCGCCGGCTTCCGCCTCGCCCTCGCCACCCTCGCCAAGGGCCGGATGTCGGTGGCCGCCGGGTGCGTCGGCATCGCCCAGGGCTGCCTCGACGCGGCGGTCGGCTACGCCGGGCAGCGGACCCAGTTCGGCAAGCCCATCGCCGGGCACCAGCTCGTCCAGCAGCTACTCGCCGCCATCGCGGTGGACGCCGCCGCAGCCCGGCTGCTGGTCTGGCAGGTGGCCGACCTGATCGACCGCGACCAGCCGTTCGCCGCCGAGGCCTCGATGGCCAAGCTCTTCGCCAGCGAGGCCGCGGTCCGCGCGGCCAACAACGCGGTCCAGGTCTTCGGGGGGTACGGGTACATCGACGAGTACCCGGTCGGCAAGTACCTGCGGGACGCGCGGGTCGCCACGCTCTACGAGGGCACCAGCCAGATCCAGCAACTCCTGATCGGGCGGGCGCTCACCGGCGTCAACGCCTTCTAG
- a CDS encoding LuxR family transcriptional regulator, with protein MVAASRVQLTVLRGRDDECRAVRSLLDDMTTGDGALLIRGEPGSGRTALVRYAHRQAEGCAVLAGSGLAEEAALPYAGLQRLVAPILDRLAALPTEQRDLLRRALAGEGCPAGRQLTLSVAVLGLLAAAARDRPLLATMDDVDRGDPQTAQVLALVARRVRDLPVVVLLTADVTATVDGIPAHRLRDLTERESAALLADRLHLRTDGERVERPAASVLTALAAIGGGNPQALVDLAEMLTPGQWRGEEPLPTAPPADGALGRAYRDRLDRLPADTRRVLLLAALDEDGEPGTLIRAARVAGTTVDALAPAEVAGLVRVEPRGVTFPQPLVRTMVAASAPLGERRAAHRLLAEVLVGDAHRLRRAMHLAAASAGADPALAAELERAATGGAGGWLAASAALRWAAELSDRPAQTSARLLTAARYAWAGGEPHVARLLLDRLRVVCADPAVRGRADLLRGELELRCGGASSARVTLLTAATAVQGSDRALALVGLVRAGEAVCFAGDQYRYAEVGRRALSLRRANDPPAIELMSCLIAGVAATLRGDHERAGPALRRAVVLGGRLNGWALTSTALTCAAAAGLLVAVDGAAHRLADQAVGLARERGELSMLSRALELRAIAEYWLGRHEAAAETSRAGLRVARATGQVNCANVHLGMLAVLAAIRADRDSSLRWIHEIGESPPPGSRPHALAGWALAVLDLVDGRHAEAAERLVSLARLGTGRGQVLVQVMATPYLVEAAAHVAHRPAATAALAVFDRWASSTASPLRRALSARCHALLAARGGAEAERDFQAALRLHPAEAGMFERARTELLFGQELRRSRRPRDARTHLHQAREMFGLLGVERWAEQATTELRAAGESVGSPDLPAARLLTGQQLRIAELVAEGATNREIAARMFLSTRTVDHHLRNVFHRLGIRSRTELARAFTAGRPAGLASER; from the coding sequence ATGGTTGCTGCATCAAGAGTGCAACTAACCGTGCTGCGCGGCCGGGACGACGAGTGCCGGGCTGTCCGGAGTCTGCTCGACGACATGACCACCGGCGACGGCGCCCTGCTGATCCGTGGCGAGCCCGGATCGGGCCGCACCGCGCTGGTCCGCTACGCCCACCGGCAGGCCGAGGGCTGCGCGGTGCTCGCGGGCAGCGGGCTCGCGGAGGAGGCCGCGCTGCCGTACGCCGGCCTGCAACGCCTCGTCGCACCGATTCTCGACCGGCTCGCCGCGCTGCCCACCGAGCAGCGTGACCTGCTGCGCCGCGCGCTGGCGGGAGAGGGCTGCCCGGCGGGGCGGCAGTTGACGCTGTCGGTGGCGGTGCTCGGGCTGCTCGCGGCCGCCGCCCGGGACCGTCCGCTGCTCGCCACGATGGACGACGTCGACCGGGGCGACCCGCAGACCGCGCAGGTCCTCGCCCTCGTGGCCCGCCGGGTGCGGGACCTGCCCGTCGTCGTCCTGCTCACCGCCGACGTCACCGCCACCGTCGACGGGATACCGGCGCACCGGCTGCGCGACCTGACCGAGCGCGAGAGCGCGGCACTGCTCGCCGACCGGCTCCACCTCCGCACCGACGGCGAGCGCGTCGAGCGACCCGCCGCCTCGGTGCTGACAGCGTTGGCCGCGATCGGCGGTGGCAACCCCCAGGCGCTCGTGGACCTCGCCGAGATGCTCACCCCGGGGCAGTGGCGGGGGGAGGAGCCGCTGCCCACCGCGCCACCCGCCGACGGCGCGCTGGGGCGCGCGTACCGGGACCGCCTGGACCGGCTGCCGGCGGACACCCGGCGGGTGCTGCTGCTCGCCGCGCTCGACGAGGACGGCGAGCCGGGCACGCTGATCCGCGCCGCGCGGGTCGCCGGCACCACGGTCGACGCCCTGGCCCCGGCGGAGGTCGCCGGCCTGGTCCGCGTGGAACCCCGCGGCGTCACCTTCCCGCAGCCGTTGGTCCGTACGATGGTCGCGGCGAGCGCGCCGCTGGGTGAGCGCCGCGCGGCACACCGGCTGCTCGCGGAGGTGCTCGTCGGGGACGCGCACCGGCTGCGCCGGGCCATGCACCTCGCCGCCGCCTCGGCGGGCGCCGACCCGGCGCTCGCCGCCGAGCTGGAGCGGGCGGCGACCGGCGGGGCCGGCGGGTGGCTCGCCGCCTCGGCGGCCCTGCGGTGGGCCGCCGAGCTCAGCGACCGCCCGGCCCAGACCTCCGCCCGACTGCTGACCGCCGCCCGCTACGCCTGGGCCGGGGGCGAGCCCCACGTGGCACGGCTGCTGCTCGACCGGCTCCGCGTGGTGTGCGCCGACCCGGCCGTGCGCGGGCGGGCCGACCTGTTGCGCGGCGAGCTGGAGCTGCGCTGCGGCGGGGCGTCGAGTGCGCGGGTCACGCTGCTGACCGCCGCCACGGCGGTGCAGGGCAGCGACCGCGCCCTGGCGTTGGTCGGCCTGGTGCGCGCCGGCGAGGCCGTCTGCTTCGCCGGTGACCAGTACCGGTACGCCGAGGTGGGCCGCCGGGCGCTGTCGTTGCGACGCGCGAACGACCCGCCCGCCATCGAACTCATGAGCTGCCTGATCGCCGGAGTGGCGGCGACCCTGCGCGGCGACCACGAGCGGGCCGGGCCGGCGCTGCGCCGCGCGGTCGTGCTGGGCGGTCGGCTGAACGGGTGGGCGCTGACGTCCACGGCGCTCACCTGTGCCGCGGCGGCCGGCCTGCTGGTGGCCGTGGACGGCGCGGCGCACCGCCTCGCCGACCAGGCGGTCGGGCTGGCGCGGGAGCGGGGCGAGTTGTCCATGCTGTCCCGCGCGTTGGAGCTGCGGGCGATCGCCGAGTACTGGCTGGGTCGGCACGAGGCGGCGGCGGAGACCTCCCGGGCGGGGCTGCGCGTGGCCCGCGCCACGGGACAGGTCAACTGCGCCAACGTCCACCTGGGCATGCTCGCGGTGCTCGCCGCGATCCGGGCCGACCGGGACAGCAGCCTGCGATGGATCCACGAGATCGGTGAGTCGCCCCCGCCGGGTAGCCGCCCGCACGCGCTCGCCGGCTGGGCGCTGGCGGTGCTCGACCTGGTCGACGGCCGGCACGCCGAGGCCGCGGAGCGGCTGGTGTCGCTGGCCCGGCTCGGCACCGGTCGCGGTCAGGTTCTGGTGCAGGTGATGGCCACCCCGTACCTGGTGGAGGCGGCGGCGCACGTGGCGCACCGCCCGGCGGCGACGGCCGCGCTCGCGGTGTTCGACAGGTGGGCCAGCAGCACCGCGAGCCCGCTGCGCCGGGCCCTGTCCGCACGGTGCCACGCACTGCTGGCGGCCCGGGGCGGCGCCGAGGCGGAGCGGGATTTCCAGGCGGCCCTGCGGCTGCACCCGGCCGAGGCCGGCATGTTCGAGCGGGCCCGCACCGAGCTGCTCTTCGGCCAGGAGCTGCGGCGCAGCCGACGCCCCCGCGACGCGCGTACCCACCTGCACCAGGCCCGTGAGATGTTCGGCCTGCTCGGGGTGGAGCGCTGGGCCGAGCAGGCCACCACGGAGCTGCGGGCCGCCGGTGAGTCGGTCGGGTCGCCGGACCTGCCGGCGGCGCGGCTGCTGACCGGGCAGCAGCTGCGGATCGCCGAACTGGTCGCGGAGGGCGCCACCAACCGGGAGATCGCCGCCCGGATGTTCCTCTCCACCCGCACCGTCGACCACCACCTGCGCAACGTCTTCCACCGGTTGGGCATCCGCTCGCGCACCGAACTGGCCCGCGCCTTCACCGCCGGACGGCCTGCCGGGCTGGCCTCCGAGCGGTGA
- a CDS encoding TetR/AcrR family transcriptional regulator, whose translation MAGSVVGVRGRGRARADGVEAGRVDGRTARAERTRAAIVEAHLALISEGDLRPTGERIAERAGISLRTLWTNFKDMETLFEASGAEVLRQQDAAYRPISTALPLAKRVDAYCRQRARLLQLITPSARAAQMREPVSEQLHRNRLKHIDRVRDEVEELFAAELARAGRERAQLVNALVAASMWPAWSMLRHGLGLGVDQARAVMTRTVGALLAEVASD comes from the coding sequence ATGGCAGGGAGCGTGGTGGGGGTGCGGGGGCGGGGTCGGGCGCGGGCGGACGGCGTCGAGGCCGGCCGGGTCGACGGGCGGACCGCCCGGGCCGAGCGCACCCGCGCGGCCATCGTCGAGGCGCACCTCGCGCTCATCTCCGAGGGCGACCTGCGTCCGACCGGCGAGCGCATCGCCGAACGGGCCGGCATCTCGCTGCGCACCCTCTGGACCAACTTCAAGGACATGGAGACGCTCTTCGAGGCCAGCGGCGCGGAGGTGCTGCGTCAGCAGGACGCCGCCTACCGGCCGATCTCCACGGCGTTGCCGCTGGCGAAGCGGGTCGACGCGTACTGCCGGCAGCGGGCCCGGCTGCTCCAGCTCATCACGCCGTCGGCACGGGCCGCGCAGATGCGCGAGCCGGTCTCCGAGCAGCTGCACCGCAACCGCCTCAAGCACATCGACCGGGTTCGCGACGAGGTCGAGGAGCTCTTCGCCGCGGAGCTGGCCCGCGCGGGTCGGGAGCGGGCGCAGTTGGTCAACGCCCTGGTGGCGGCGAGCATGTGGCCGGCCTGGTCGATGCTGCGCCACGGGCTCGGTCTGGGCGTGGACCAGGCCCGCGCGGTGATGACCCGTACGGTGGGCGCGCTGCTGGCCGAGGTCGCGTCCGACTGA
- a CDS encoding ABC transporter substrate-binding protein: protein MRRTAQRGLALISTIALLATAAGCSGDDGSGPGGAPVPGVTDTEITVGTHMPLTGPASAGYSKIAPATKAYFDYVNANGGVHGRKITYKIMDDGYNPANTQQVVRQLVLQDKVFAILNGLGTPTHTGVLDFLKSNRVPDLFVASGSRSWDQPDKYPGTFGFNPDYTVEGKILANYAKRELAGQKVCFLGQDDDFGRDSLAGVEKVLGASAVAVKQTYVTSNTNVAPQIGAFKAAGCQVVVLATVPGFTALSVGTAARLGFKPQWLVANVGADHPTLAKQLGAAAGLLEGMVGTNYLPMQNDTANPWIQLFMKINKEHNGDAAFDGNTVYGMSVGYLFVQALLAAGKDLTREKIIDAVRKGGFQGPGLAPLRFSEKDHSGYGGQRLSRVSGGVQSYFGPAYETDEADGPVNEYTVAPAVPPANGVPTVS, encoded by the coding sequence ATGCGCCGTACGGCACAACGTGGTCTCGCGCTCATCAGCACCATCGCCCTGCTGGCCACCGCTGCGGGTTGCAGCGGTGACGACGGCTCCGGTCCCGGCGGCGCCCCGGTGCCGGGCGTCACCGACACCGAAATCACCGTCGGCACCCACATGCCGCTGACCGGGCCGGCGTCGGCCGGTTACTCGAAGATCGCCCCGGCGACCAAGGCGTACTTCGACTACGTCAACGCCAACGGCGGGGTGCACGGGCGGAAGATCACCTACAAGATCATGGATGACGGCTACAACCCGGCGAACACCCAGCAGGTGGTCCGCCAGCTCGTCCTGCAGGACAAGGTCTTCGCGATCCTCAACGGACTGGGCACGCCGACGCACACCGGCGTGCTCGACTTCCTCAAGAGCAACCGGGTGCCGGACCTGTTCGTCGCCTCCGGTAGCCGTAGCTGGGACCAGCCGGACAAGTATCCGGGCACGTTCGGGTTCAACCCGGACTACACGGTGGAGGGCAAGATTCTCGCAAACTACGCGAAGCGGGAACTGGCCGGGCAGAAGGTCTGCTTCCTCGGGCAGGACGACGACTTCGGCCGGGACAGCCTGGCCGGCGTGGAGAAGGTGCTCGGCGCCTCGGCGGTGGCGGTCAAGCAGACGTACGTCACCAGCAACACCAACGTCGCCCCGCAGATCGGCGCGTTCAAGGCGGCCGGTTGCCAGGTCGTCGTGCTCGCCACGGTGCCCGGCTTCACCGCGCTGTCCGTCGGCACCGCCGCGCGGCTGGGCTTCAAGCCGCAGTGGCTGGTCGCCAACGTCGGCGCCGACCACCCCACGCTGGCCAAGCAGCTCGGCGCCGCCGCTGGACTGCTCGAGGGCATGGTCGGCACCAACTACCTGCCGATGCAGAACGACACGGCGAACCCGTGGATCCAGCTCTTCATGAAAATCAACAAGGAGCACAACGGGGACGCCGCGTTCGACGGCAACACCGTCTACGGCATGTCCGTCGGCTACCTCTTCGTGCAGGCGTTGCTCGCGGCCGGCAAGGACCTCACCCGGGAGAAGATCATCGACGCCGTGCGGAAGGGCGGGTTCCAGGGTCCGGGCCTGGCGCCGCTGCGCTTCTCCGAGAAGGACCACTCCGGGTACGGCGGGCAGCGGCTGAGCCGGGTGAGCGGGGGAGTGCAGAGCTACTTCGGGCCGGCGTACGAGACCGACGAGGCGGACGGGCCGGTCAACGAGTACACGGTGGCGCCGGCCGTGCCACCGGCGAACGGGGTCCCGACCGTCTCCTGA
- a CDS encoding branched-chain amino acid ABC transporter permease, with protein sequence MSATRAAAPPEARPADAGDRPAPGRRGSTLLRHLAVVLAAGALLVAVSYAVEPFRNFQLATVAAYLCATAGLTVLTGLNGQLSLGHGALMATGAYTVALCQNAFADRGMTGGWLLPLSLAAAIVSTVAVGAVVGVAAARLRGPYLAGVTLAVAVVVPALAVTFDGVFNGEQGLSVPVEPPPLALGPYFPYERWQLWLTGAATLLVLLLLANLIRSRYGRTFRAVRDDEVAARLAGIHVARTQVLAFVVSAATAGLGGALLAVLAQSVSPGAFSLTLSLFLLMAVVIGGLGRLAGAVWGAVLLVALPDLTHSVTELLTLSPAVAQRLEGNLPLAIFGLTLIVVMIAAPGGIQGLLSSLGRRLRARRS encoded by the coding sequence GTGAGCGCGACCCGGGCGGCAGCGCCGCCGGAGGCCCGTCCGGCCGACGCCGGCGACCGGCCCGCGCCCGGCCGACGTGGCTCCACGCTGCTGCGCCACCTCGCGGTGGTGCTCGCCGCCGGGGCGCTGCTGGTGGCGGTCAGCTACGCCGTCGAGCCGTTCCGCAACTTCCAGCTCGCCACGGTGGCCGCGTACCTCTGCGCGACCGCCGGCCTGACCGTCCTCACCGGGCTCAACGGGCAACTGTCGCTGGGGCACGGCGCGTTGATGGCGACCGGGGCGTACACCGTGGCGCTGTGCCAGAACGCGTTCGCCGACCGGGGGATGACCGGTGGCTGGCTGCTGCCGCTCTCGCTGGCCGCGGCGATCGTCAGCACTGTCGCGGTCGGCGCTGTGGTCGGGGTGGCCGCTGCCCGGCTGCGCGGGCCCTACCTGGCCGGCGTCACCCTGGCGGTGGCCGTGGTGGTGCCGGCGCTGGCCGTCACCTTCGACGGCGTGTTCAACGGCGAGCAGGGCCTGTCGGTGCCGGTCGAGCCGCCGCCGTTGGCGCTCGGCCCGTACTTCCCCTACGAGCGGTGGCAGCTCTGGCTCACCGGCGCGGCCACCCTGCTCGTCCTGTTGCTGCTGGCGAACCTGATCCGCAGCCGGTACGGGCGCACCTTCCGGGCGGTCCGCGACGACGAGGTGGCCGCCCGCCTCGCCGGCATCCACGTGGCCCGCACGCAGGTCCTCGCCTTCGTGGTCAGCGCCGCCACCGCCGGGCTCGGCGGGGCGTTGCTGGCGGTCCTCGCGCAGAGCGTGTCCCCGGGGGCGTTCTCGCTGACCCTGTCGCTGTTCCTGCTGATGGCCGTGGTGATCGGGGGTCTGGGTCGCCTCGCCGGCGCGGTGTGGGGGGCGGTCCTGCTGGTCGCCCTGCCCGACCTCACCCACTCGGTGACCGAGCTGCTGACGCTCTCGCCCGCGGTGGCCCAACGGCTGGAGGGAAACCTGCCGCTGGCGATCTTCGGGCTCACCCTGATCGTCGTCATGATCGCCGCGCCCGGCGGCATCCAGGGCCTGCTGTCGAGTCTTGGTCGGCGCCTGCGGGCCCGACGTTCCTGA